One stretch of Plodia interpunctella isolate USDA-ARS_2022_Savannah chromosome 10, ilPloInte3.2, whole genome shotgun sequence DNA includes these proteins:
- the LOC128673022 gene encoding RNA-binding region-containing protein 3-like → MSNVLIIRHLPRKLSFQDKEQLLKHFGAEKVWETRSKRNYVFASFANPKKAKSSLLRLHQLEIARRRLVVEYSFDKEPLSQKSENEQTSSITKHVTEFLRVLNAWNPSVDFYQPPPVHLKYKYPDIDSNIIVNIVYALASHKPFYVQTLHLMNKMCLDVPFQHNEMALQCFKNMFRPYFLGQSQKVPEPAVQSETDESEISSDEHEKQNKPTPMSAKRLHTLPKTRKRPAAILSTVSLPKIQKVPINQEEVFETVAPLRETKKISVVVAQDALQKAQEEPKVVGELGKFEKQEQPEVVVETPAETEQPTITRKELLKNRISFRDMKILPVFKKYHPGQPSMRLYIKNLAKTVTELDVKRIYKHYIEHVTEDDVGFDVRVMQEGKMKGQAFVTFPSVEIAETALHETNGYMLKERPMVVQFARAANKKTIE, encoded by the coding sequence aTGTCGAATGTATTGATAATAAGACACCTGCCCAGGAAACTATCTTTTCAAGATAAAGAACAACTTTTAAAGCACTTCGGCGCGGAAAAGGTGTGGGAGACAAGATCAAAACGAAACTATGTATTCGCTTCTTTCGCTAATCCTAAAAAGGCGAAGAGTTCATTGCTTCGGCTTCACCAACTTGAAATAGCCCGCAGAAGACTAGTAGTGGAGTACTCCTTTGACAAAGAGCCTTTGTCGCAGAAATCGGAAAATGAACAAACTTCGTCTATTACAAAGCATGTGACAGAATTTCTTAGAGTGTTGAACGCTTGGAATCCTTCAGTAGACTTCTACCAGCCTCCACCAGTGCATTTAAAGTACAAATATCCAGATATTGATAGTAATATCATTGTAAATATCGTGTATGCTTTAGCATCTCATAAACCTTTTTACGTACAAACATTGCATTTgatgaataaaatgtgtttagaTGTGCCTTTTCAACATAATGAAATGGCACTgcaatgttttaaaaacatgtttagaCCATATTTTTTGGGTCAAAGTCAAAAAGTACCAGAGCCTGCTGTTCAATCTGAAACAGATGAGTCAGAAATATCTAGTGATGAACATGAGAAACAGAACAAGCCAACCCCAATGTCTGCCAAACGCCTACACACACTTCCAAAGACTCGGAAAAGGCCGGCAGCCATTTTATCTACAGTATCTTTACCAAAAATTCAGAAAGTTCCTATAAACCAGGAAGAAGTGTTTGAAACTGTAGCACCACTTcgagaaactaaaaaaatatctgtggTTGTAGCTCAAGATGCCTTGCAAAAGGCTCAGGAAGAGCCAAAAGTTGTGGGAGAATTAGGAAAGTTTGAGAAACAAGAGCAACCAGAGGTTGTTGTAGAGACACCTGCTGAAACAGAGCAGCCTACTATAACAAGGaaagaattattgaaaaatagaaTATCCTTTAGAGATATGAAGATTCTGCCAGTTTTTAAGAAGTATCATCCTGGGCAACCCTCTATGAGATTATATATTAAGAATCTAGCTAAAACTGTTACTGAATTAGATGTTAAGAGGATAtacaaacattacattgaacaTGTCACAGAGGATGACGTAGGGTTTGATGTGCGAGTAATGCAGGAAGGCAAGATGAAAGGGCAGGCATTTGTTACCTTTCCATCTGTAGAAATAGCAGAGACGGCTTTACATGAGACTAATGGTTACATGTTGAAGGAAAGACCTATGGTTGTGCAGTTTGCACGAGctgctaataaaaaaactattgagtAA